The following proteins are encoded in a genomic region of Catellatospora sp. TT07R-123:
- a CDS encoding bifunctional diguanylate cyclase/phosphodiesterase, whose product MGLTATAVILAAITFDQIQPALHKVPFWVMTVLALAAAAVTYLPTTRPVRGMVVSPSLCFTFAILLCWDLGPAIAVQTLTVAIIAVRARQSLPEAVLSAARFTCALGAAYVVLLIGEPDPFHSGSLTDLANDTAAVTIASLVFTAVYGWTVLATAPQAGGLGGIRERLAGLRDPVVHLTALTMLSPVLAVTGHVSLGFVPLVIIPLYAVQRMARLSQDRQRAAHTDALTGLGNRASLQAAFASTRAERPRHRRGPSLLLMDLDGFKYVNDALGHDTGDQMLTAVARRLTDALPDGALAARLGGDEFGVLLREADTATAQQTAEQISAAVNGPVQLGGLEVEVAAAVGVAVSPQHGCDFAALMRHADIAMYDAKRDHAGVALYQPGTDRHAQRLEVLDQVRHAVTTKDRQAVALHYQPQADLATGRIVGVEALLRWTGPDGRPVPPDALIAMIEHSPVMHQLTDRVLDDAFAQTARWRADGMDLRTSVNVSIRDLFRDDLVASLRRSLAAHRLPAGAVQLEITESALMSDPTRAMRTVTALRDVGVGLALDDFGTGFSSLQHLRRIPLDEIKIDRSFVAGMAGNRHDDAIVTSVIALARKLGLRTVAEGIEDEQTRRQLRTAGCGLMQGWLLSRAVPAAEIPALVAATTATRPADPPHQPRLATACATR is encoded by the coding sequence GTGGGCCTCACCGCGACCGCGGTCATCCTGGCCGCGATCACGTTCGACCAGATCCAGCCCGCCCTGCACAAGGTTCCGTTCTGGGTCATGACGGTGCTGGCGCTGGCCGCCGCCGCGGTCACCTACCTGCCCACCACCAGGCCGGTGCGCGGCATGGTGGTCAGCCCGTCGCTGTGCTTCACCTTCGCGATACTGCTGTGCTGGGACCTCGGCCCCGCGATCGCGGTGCAGACCCTCACCGTCGCGATCATCGCCGTACGCGCCCGCCAGAGCCTGCCCGAGGCGGTGCTCAGCGCCGCCCGGTTCACCTGCGCGCTCGGCGCGGCATACGTCGTGCTGCTCATCGGCGAACCCGACCCGTTCCACAGCGGCTCGCTGACCGACCTGGCCAACGACACCGCCGCGGTCACCATCGCCTCGCTGGTCTTCACCGCCGTCTACGGCTGGACCGTGCTGGCCACCGCCCCGCAGGCCGGCGGCCTCGGCGGCATCCGCGAGCGGCTCGCCGGCCTGCGCGACCCCGTGGTCCACCTGACCGCGCTGACCATGCTCAGCCCGGTGCTCGCCGTCACCGGCCATGTCAGCCTCGGCTTCGTGCCCCTGGTGATCATCCCGCTGTACGCGGTGCAGCGGATGGCCCGGCTGTCCCAGGACCGCCAGCGCGCCGCCCATACCGACGCCCTCACCGGCCTCGGCAACCGGGCCAGCCTCCAGGCCGCGTTCGCCAGCACCCGCGCCGAGCGCCCGCGCCACCGGCGCGGCCCGTCCCTGCTGCTGATGGACCTCGACGGCTTCAAGTACGTCAACGACGCCCTCGGCCACGACACCGGCGACCAGATGCTCACCGCCGTCGCCAGGCGGCTGACCGACGCGCTGCCCGACGGCGCGCTCGCGGCCCGCCTCGGCGGCGACGAGTTCGGCGTGCTGCTGCGCGAGGCCGACACCGCGACCGCCCAGCAGACCGCCGAGCAGATCAGCGCCGCCGTCAACGGCCCGGTGCAGCTCGGCGGCCTGGAGGTCGAGGTCGCCGCGGCGGTCGGCGTCGCGGTCAGCCCCCAGCACGGGTGCGACTTCGCCGCCCTCATGCGCCACGCCGACATCGCCATGTACGACGCCAAGCGCGACCATGCCGGCGTCGCGCTGTACCAGCCCGGCACCGACCGCCACGCCCAGCGGCTGGAGGTCCTCGACCAGGTCCGGCACGCGGTCACCACCAAGGACCGGCAGGCCGTCGCGCTGCACTACCAGCCGCAGGCCGACCTGGCCACCGGCCGGATCGTCGGCGTCGAGGCGCTGCTGCGCTGGACCGGCCCGGACGGGCGCCCCGTGCCGCCGGACGCGCTGATCGCCATGATCGAGCACAGCCCGGTGATGCACCAGCTCACCGACCGCGTCCTCGACGACGCCTTCGCGCAGACGGCGCGCTGGCGCGCCGACGGCATGGACCTGCGCACCTCGGTCAACGTCAGCATCCGCGACCTGTTCCGCGACGACCTGGTCGCGTCGCTGCGGCGCAGCCTGGCCGCGCACCGGCTGCCCGCCGGGGCGGTCCAGCTGGAGATCACCGAGAGCGCGCTCATGTCCGACCCGACCCGCGCCATGCGGACCGTCACCGCGCTGCGCGACGTCGGCGTCGGCCTGGCCCTGGACGACTTCGGCACCGGCTTCTCGTCACTGCAGCACCTGCGGCGCATCCCGCTCGACGAGATCAAGATCGACCGGTCGTTCGTGGCCGGGATGGCCGGCAACCGCCACGACGACGCCATCGTCACCTCGGTCATCGCGCTGGCCCGCAAGCTGGGGCTGCGTACCGTCGCCGAGGGTATCGAGGACGAGCAGACCCGCCGCCAGCTGCGCACCGCGGGCTGCGGCCTGATGCAGGGCTGGCTGCTGTCGCGCGCCGTCCCCGCCGCCGAGATCCCGGCGCTGGTCGCCGCGACCACCGCCACCCGTCCCGCCGACCCGCCCCACCAGCCCCGCCTCGCCACCGCCTGCGCCACCCGATGA
- a CDS encoding AraC family transcriptional regulator yields the protein MRQPRRDTRGIVDPATLLRQVAFRRAAPAPALADLVEHYWFIDWDLAEPYAQHVLGHPAVNLVIMRADAGAPVTAEVAGIARATFSITLSGRGWVRGVQFRPGGFHPFSGRSPAPLTDRRLPLARVLPAAEAAVPAVAGAATDDAAARALDRLLLDLRPLPDEATLLAAAVTDRVRTDRSLRRVDEVARAAGLSVRALQRLFLDRVGVGPKWVLLRYRIQEALERAAPQVDWAGLADELGYADQAHLVRDFTAAVGMPPAAYAAVCRSAGPPAPLVK from the coding sequence ATGCGACAGCCGCGCCGCGACACCCGCGGCATCGTCGACCCCGCGACACTGCTCCGGCAGGTCGCGTTCCGGCGCGCCGCCCCGGCCCCGGCCCTGGCCGACCTGGTGGAGCACTACTGGTTCATCGACTGGGACCTGGCCGAGCCGTACGCGCAGCACGTGCTCGGGCACCCGGCGGTCAATCTCGTGATCATGCGAGCCGATGCCGGAGCACCCGTGACCGCCGAGGTCGCCGGGATCGCGCGGGCCACGTTCTCGATCACGCTGTCCGGCCGCGGCTGGGTGCGCGGGGTGCAGTTCCGTCCGGGCGGGTTCCACCCGTTCTCCGGCCGCTCCCCCGCCCCGCTGACCGACCGGCGGCTGCCGCTGGCACGGGTGCTCCCGGCCGCCGAGGCGGCGGTGCCCGCCGTGGCCGGGGCCGCCACCGACGACGCGGCGGCCCGCGCCCTGGACCGGCTGCTGCTGGACCTGCGCCCGCTGCCGGACGAGGCGACGCTGCTGGCCGCGGCGGTGACCGACCGCGTCCGCACCGACCGGTCGCTGCGCCGGGTCGACGAGGTCGCCCGCGCGGCCGGGCTGTCGGTACGGGCGCTGCAACGGCTGTTCCTCGACCGGGTCGGGGTCGGCCCGAAGTGGGTGCTGCTGCGATACCGGATCCAGGAGGCGCTGGAGCGCGCGGCGCCGCAGGTCGACTGGGCGGGGCTGGCCGACGAGCTCGGCTATGCCGACCAGGCGCACCTGGTGCGCGACTTCACCGCCGCCGTCGGGATGCCGCCCGCGGCCTACGCGGCGGTCTGCCGGTCGGCGGGACCGCCCGCGCCGCTCGTGAAGTAG
- a CDS encoding TIGR03086 family metal-binding protein → MTMTVANLLRRSADAALPVLRGIGDDQLDLPTPCTEYQVGDLINHLFLVVVNFQHLARHEPADFSATPDVTGTDWRARFAAESDALVAAWSQPSALEGVSAGMGLPQPVVGQLVLLDLTVHAWDLAVATGQPYRPDADAVARLGELVEMMDEQARAMKVFGDEVAVPDGADPFTRLLGRAGRDPGWSPA, encoded by the coding sequence ATGACCATGACCGTAGCGAACCTGCTGCGCCGCAGCGCCGACGCGGCCCTGCCCGTGCTGCGCGGCATCGGCGACGACCAGCTGGATCTGCCGACCCCCTGCACCGAATACCAGGTCGGCGACCTGATCAACCACCTGTTCCTCGTCGTCGTGAACTTCCAGCACCTGGCGCGGCACGAACCGGCTGACTTCTCGGCCACCCCCGACGTGACGGGAACCGACTGGCGGGCCCGGTTCGCGGCCGAGTCCGACGCGCTGGTGGCGGCGTGGTCGCAGCCGTCGGCGCTGGAGGGCGTGTCGGCCGGGATGGGGCTGCCGCAGCCGGTGGTCGGGCAGCTGGTCCTGCTGGACCTGACCGTGCACGCCTGGGATCTCGCGGTGGCCACGGGGCAGCCGTACCGGCCGGACGCCGACGCGGTGGCCCGGCTGGGCGAGCTGGTCGAGATGATGGACGAGCAGGCTCGCGCGATGAAGGTGTTCGGCGACGAGGTCGCGGTGCCCGACGGCGCGGACCCGTTCACCCGGCTGCTGGGCCGCGCCGGTCGCGACCCCGGCTGGTCGCCCGCATAA
- a CDS encoding MFS transporter — MERNPWPWPSLLLLSSAVFVSVTTELVPTGLLLGMSRDLGVSPSRLGLLVTGYAAMVALFAAPLGTLTARLPRRELLVAALAAYTASNAVMLVAPNYPVAFGARLLGGITHGLFWAVVGGFAARLVSPDRVGRAVTVVSAGGGMAVLIGVPAGTSLGTALGWRAAFGLLTAVAVGLTLLAWRLLPQVPGSTAAVRTPMRAVLRLPSFPPVVAMTAVTMLGAYLMITYTAPLLHRAGLAETQLAPVLLANGLAGTLMLPVAGWVADRRLRIGVVAAGGLLLAGLVLLWWQGTAMWAAITAVVLFGFGMGLLPIFMQALTLRVAPEHTEQASGINASAYNVGVAGGALIGAFALDTWGLGGIAPLGVLLVAAGMAVYVVGSRRTGLAAG; from the coding sequence GTGGAACGGAACCCGTGGCCCTGGCCGTCACTGCTGCTGCTCAGCTCCGCCGTGTTCGTGTCGGTGACCACCGAGCTGGTCCCGACCGGGCTGCTGCTGGGCATGAGCCGGGACCTGGGCGTGTCGCCGTCGCGGCTCGGGCTCCTGGTCACCGGGTACGCGGCGATGGTCGCGCTGTTCGCCGCCCCGCTGGGCACCCTCACCGCCCGGCTGCCCCGGCGTGAACTGCTGGTCGCGGCGCTGGCGGCGTACACGGCCAGCAACGCGGTCATGCTGGTGGCGCCGAACTACCCGGTCGCCTTCGGGGCGCGGCTGCTGGGCGGGATCACCCACGGGCTGTTCTGGGCGGTGGTGGGCGGGTTCGCCGCGCGGCTGGTCAGCCCGGACCGGGTGGGCCGCGCGGTCACCGTGGTGTCGGCCGGGGGCGGCATGGCGGTGCTGATCGGCGTGCCCGCCGGGACTAGCCTCGGCACCGCGCTGGGCTGGCGGGCCGCGTTCGGGCTGCTGACCGCCGTCGCGGTCGGGCTCACGCTGCTGGCGTGGCGACTGCTGCCGCAGGTGCCGGGCAGCACCGCCGCGGTGCGTACGCCAATGCGGGCGGTGCTGCGGCTGCCGAGCTTCCCGCCGGTCGTGGCGATGACCGCGGTGACGATGCTCGGCGCGTACCTGATGATCACCTATACGGCGCCGCTGCTGCACCGCGCGGGCCTGGCCGAGACCCAGCTCGCGCCGGTGCTGCTGGCCAACGGCCTGGCCGGGACGCTGATGCTGCCGGTGGCCGGCTGGGTGGCCGACCGCCGGCTGCGCATCGGGGTCGTGGCCGCGGGCGGCCTGCTGCTGGCGGGGCTGGTGCTGCTGTGGTGGCAGGGGACCGCGATGTGGGCGGCGATCACCGCGGTGGTGCTGTTCGGGTTCGGCATGGGCCTGCTGCCGATCTTCATGCAGGCCCTGACGCTGCGGGTGGCGCCGGAGCACACCGAGCAGGCGTCGGGCATCAACGCCAGCGCGTACAACGTCGGGGTGGCCGGTGGGGCGCTGATCGGGGCGTTCGCGCTGGACACGTGGGGCCTGGGCGGGATCGCGCCGCTCGGGGTGCTGCTGGTCGCGGCCGGGATGGCCGTGTACGTGGTCGGTTCGCGGCGGACCGGGCTCGCCGCCGGGTAG
- a CDS encoding NUDIX domain-containing protein has translation MPVRHSHCSFCGDAFAPDQPWPRQCAGCARFTYLNPTPVAVAVLPVGGGLLGVRRSIPPGVGEVALPGGFVDIGESWQEALVRELWEETGVRADPADVRLYDTLSAPDGHLLVFGLLPARDLAELPPSVANDESAGWEVVTAATPLAFSLHTAVAERYFTSGAGGPADRQTAA, from the coding sequence ATGCCGGTGCGCCATTCACACTGCTCCTTCTGCGGCGACGCGTTCGCCCCCGACCAGCCGTGGCCGCGGCAGTGCGCCGGGTGTGCCCGGTTCACCTACCTGAACCCGACGCCGGTCGCGGTGGCCGTGCTGCCGGTCGGCGGCGGACTGCTCGGCGTGCGCCGCAGCATCCCGCCGGGCGTCGGCGAGGTCGCGCTGCCGGGCGGGTTCGTCGACATCGGCGAGTCCTGGCAGGAGGCGCTGGTGCGGGAGCTGTGGGAGGAGACGGGGGTACGGGCCGACCCGGCCGACGTCCGCCTGTACGACACGCTCAGCGCCCCGGACGGCCACCTGCTCGTGTTCGGCCTGCTGCCCGCACGTGACCTGGCCGAGCTGCCGCCGTCGGTCGCCAACGACGAGTCGGCCGGCTGGGAGGTCGTCACCGCCGCTACGCCGCTGGCGTTCAGCCTGCACACGGCCGTGGCCGAGCGCTACTTCACGAGCGGCGCGGGCGGTCCCGCCGACCGGCAGACCGCCGCGTAG
- a CDS encoding NAD(P)-dependent alcohol dehydrogenase has protein sequence MKAYVLSEFGPAENLRLTEVETPVPGDGEVLVRVRATSVNPYDWHHMRGEPVVARYLDKGLGRRPNRSVLGCDLAGEIAAVGPGVTGWRPGDEVYALVRNGSYAEYARVPAANLAPRPRSLSFEQAAALPMAAVTALVALRDAKIAAGHRILVNGASGGVGTFAVQLACAMGAEVVGVCSGRNADLVRSLGATHVIDYTAQDFTRAARGFDALLDVAGSPSVWSARRVLRPGGTYVVVGGVAGRWVRPIDHLVAAQLMGRLARRPVAATAFGIGAASARDLRELTELCDSGKVSPVIARRYPFAELPEAVDFVERGHAPGKVVVAVG, from the coding sequence ATGAAGGCGTATGTGCTCAGCGAGTTCGGGCCGGCGGAGAATCTGCGGCTCACCGAGGTCGAGACGCCCGTCCCCGGGGACGGGGAGGTGCTGGTGCGGGTCCGGGCCACCTCGGTCAACCCGTACGACTGGCACCACATGCGCGGCGAGCCGGTCGTCGCGCGATACCTGGACAAGGGCCTCGGCCGCCGCCCGAACCGGTCCGTCCTCGGCTGCGACCTCGCGGGCGAGATCGCGGCGGTCGGCCCCGGCGTCACCGGGTGGCGCCCCGGCGACGAGGTCTACGCCCTGGTCCGCAACGGCTCCTACGCCGAGTACGCCCGCGTCCCGGCCGCCAACCTGGCGCCCAGGCCGCGCAGCCTGAGCTTCGAGCAGGCCGCCGCGCTGCCGATGGCGGCGGTGACCGCGCTGGTGGCGCTGCGCGACGCCAAGATCGCCGCCGGGCACCGGATCCTGGTCAACGGCGCGTCCGGCGGGGTCGGCACGTTCGCCGTGCAGCTGGCGTGCGCCATGGGGGCCGAGGTGGTCGGGGTGTGCAGCGGCCGCAACGCCGACCTGGTCCGCTCCCTCGGCGCCACGCACGTGATCGACTACACCGCCCAGGACTTCACCCGCGCCGCCCGCGGCTTCGACGCGCTGCTGGACGTGGCGGGCAGCCCGTCGGTGTGGTCGGCGCGCCGGGTGCTGCGGCCCGGCGGCACCTACGTCGTGGTCGGCGGCGTGGCCGGGCGCTGGGTCCGGCCCATCGACCACCTCGTCGCCGCCCAGCTGATGGGCAGGCTGGCCCGCCGGCCCGTGGCCGCCACCGCCTTCGGCATCGGCGCCGCCAGCGCCCGCGACCTGCGGGAGCTCACCGAACTGTGCGACAGCGGCAAGGTCAGCCCGGTCATCGCGCGGCGGTACCCGTTCGCCGAGCTGCCCGAGGCGGTCGACTTCGTCGAGCGGGGGCACGCGCCCGGCAAGGTCGTCGTCGCGGTCGGCTGA
- a CDS encoding TetR/AcrR family transcriptional regulator C-terminal domain-containing protein, which produces MPVAGRGRGVEARAPLSRDLVLRAAIKLADEGGIAAVTMRRLAEELGAEAMSLYHHVANKDQVLDGVVDVITADINAAVDRVDAPVDGAAWKSAARRRILTARQVLLRHRWAPAVFASRTATSPQVLLYFDGLIGIMRAGGFSNDLAHHAMHALGSRALGFSQELFSPNDGPADGEPDPVVVGMAPRLPNLMGMLAEVAHDDPDSTLGWCDDQSEFEFGLDLLLEGLDRRR; this is translated from the coding sequence ATGCCGGTGGCTGGCCGTGGCAGGGGCGTGGAGGCGCGGGCCCCGCTGAGCCGGGACCTGGTGCTGCGGGCCGCGATCAAGCTCGCCGACGAGGGCGGCATCGCCGCCGTGACGATGCGGCGGCTGGCCGAGGAGCTCGGCGCCGAGGCGATGTCCCTCTACCACCACGTGGCCAACAAGGATCAGGTCCTCGACGGCGTGGTCGACGTGATCACCGCCGACATCAACGCCGCCGTGGACCGGGTCGACGCACCGGTGGACGGCGCGGCCTGGAAGAGCGCGGCGCGCCGGCGCATCCTCACCGCGCGGCAGGTGCTGCTGCGCCACCGATGGGCCCCGGCGGTGTTCGCATCGCGTACGGCGACCAGCCCGCAGGTGCTGCTGTACTTCGACGGCCTGATCGGCATCATGCGCGCCGGGGGCTTCTCCAACGACCTGGCCCACCACGCCATGCACGCGCTGGGCAGCCGTGCGCTGGGCTTCAGCCAGGAGCTGTTCAGCCCGAACGACGGGCCGGCCGACGGTGAGCCGGACCCGGTCGTGGTCGGCATGGCGCCCCGGCTGCCGAACCTGATGGGGATGCTGGCCGAGGTCGCCCACGACGATCCTGATTCGACGCTGGGCTGGTGCGACGACCAGAGCGAGTTCGAATTCGGCCTCGACCTGCTCCTGGAGGGCCTCGACCGCCGCCGCTGA
- a CDS encoding alpha-L-arabinofuranosidase B codes for MTLHVKRHPLRTAALALAGTVALVAGVLTGAGTSQAATTQPCDIYASGGTPCVAAHSTTRALYGAYNGALYQVRRASDNTTRDIGLLSAGGYANAATQDSFCAGTSCLITVIYDQSGRGNHLTQAPPGGFNGPAAGGYDNLANATAAPITVNGNKAYGVFVAPGTGYRNNNTNGVAKGDQPEGMYAIFDGTHYNGGCCFDYGNAETNSRDNGNGTMEAIYFGNIKVWGYGTGNGPWIMADLENGLFSGVNAGYNANDPTINHRFLTAIVKGEPNHWSIRGGNAQSGSLSTFYNGARPNVAGYNPMKKEGAIILGIGGDNSVGAAGTFYEGVMTSGYPSDATENAVQANIVAAGYAPGASGGTGLTPGATVSLRATTACCTTRYINHSGSSVSTAVVSASSTSTEKANASWIVRNGLANSSCVSFESKNTAGSYLRHQNYQVYLQANDGSSLFASDATFCPQAGMNGQGISLASVNFSTRYIRHYNNLVYIASNGGSNAFDATGLWSDDVSWVVTAPWTP; via the coding sequence ATGACACTGCACGTAAAGCGCCACCCCCTGCGCACCGCCGCCCTGGCGCTGGCCGGCACGGTGGCGCTCGTCGCGGGCGTTCTCACAGGCGCGGGCACCTCGCAGGCCGCGACCACGCAGCCCTGCGACATCTACGCCTCCGGCGGCACCCCGTGCGTCGCCGCGCACAGCACCACCCGGGCGCTGTACGGCGCCTACAACGGCGCGCTCTACCAGGTCCGGCGCGCATCGGACAACACCACGCGCGACATCGGGCTGCTCAGCGCGGGCGGCTACGCCAACGCCGCCACGCAGGACTCGTTCTGCGCCGGCACCAGCTGCCTGATCACGGTCATCTACGACCAGTCCGGCCGCGGCAACCACCTCACCCAGGCCCCGCCCGGCGGGTTCAACGGCCCGGCCGCGGGCGGCTACGACAACCTCGCCAACGCGACCGCCGCTCCGATCACGGTCAACGGCAACAAGGCGTACGGCGTCTTCGTCGCCCCCGGCACCGGCTACCGCAACAACAACACCAACGGCGTGGCCAAGGGCGACCAGCCGGAGGGGATGTACGCCATCTTCGACGGCACGCACTACAACGGCGGCTGCTGCTTCGACTACGGCAACGCCGAGACCAACAGCCGCGACAACGGCAACGGCACCATGGAGGCCATCTACTTCGGCAACATCAAGGTCTGGGGCTACGGCACCGGCAACGGCCCGTGGATCATGGCTGACCTGGAGAACGGCCTGTTCTCCGGCGTGAACGCCGGCTACAACGCCAACGACCCGACCATCAACCACCGGTTCCTGACCGCGATCGTCAAGGGCGAACCGAACCACTGGTCGATCCGGGGCGGCAACGCGCAGTCGGGCAGCCTGTCGACCTTCTACAACGGCGCCCGGCCCAACGTCGCCGGGTACAACCCGATGAAGAAGGAGGGCGCCATCATCCTCGGCATCGGCGGCGACAACAGCGTCGGTGCCGCCGGAACCTTCTACGAGGGCGTCATGACCTCCGGTTACCCGTCCGACGCCACCGAGAACGCGGTCCAGGCCAACATCGTCGCCGCGGGTTACGCCCCCGGCGCGTCCGGCGGCACCGGGCTGACGCCCGGCGCGACCGTCTCGCTGCGCGCCACCACCGCCTGCTGCACCACCCGCTACATCAACCACTCCGGCAGCAGCGTCTCCACCGCGGTGGTCAGCGCGTCCAGCACGTCGACCGAGAAGGCCAACGCGTCCTGGATCGTCCGCAACGGCCTGGCCAACAGCTCGTGCGTCTCGTTCGAGTCCAAGAACACCGCGGGCAGCTACCTACGGCACCAGAACTACCAGGTCTACCTGCAGGCCAACGACGGCAGCTCGCTGTTCGCCTCGGACGCGACGTTCTGCCCGCAGGCCGGCATGAACGGCCAGGGCATCTCGCTCGCCTCGGTCAACTTCTCGACCCGCTACATCCGCCACTACAACAACCTGGTCTACATCGCCAGCAACGGCGGCTCGAACGCCTTCGACGCCACCGGCCTGTGGTCCGACGACGTGAGCTGGGTCGTCACCGCCCCCTGGACCCCGTGA
- a CDS encoding xanthine dehydrogenase family protein molybdopterin-binding subunit: MTATHSRPGSRGPWVGQGLDRVDGPHKVTGSAPYSSDVTLPGMLHAIVVTATIPAGTVTKIDTSALLTLPGVRAVFTHENFPRLHQPPVVMFGDAPAIPLQDARVSFHGQEIALVVADTAQEAVEAARLIEVVYAPEPARLDWSDGAEEPLPYLPDVHRGDTAAAWAQAEVRVSGTYTTAENVNNPLGLMGAVAAWDGDHLDFHDSTQWPVAVRRILAGMFGVPESGVRVRVPYLGGGFGAGLNTWPYKILCAGAARVLGRPVKLMLTRPQMFKLVGHRPDSEHRVRLAARRDGTLTVIEHRARSMGALDKPALGLLTAATSQLYACDNVTTVERTVRLHRRYPAAMRGPGEAEGNWAIETALDELAYELGMDPLELRLRNISADVHPGSGLPWSSNALLDCCRIGAEVFGWSRRDPRPRSTTEGDLLLGWGMATAFYGAYLPMSTARVTVYADGTAAVRAAATDIGTGTYTVITQLAADQLGLRPPQVDFQLGDSDLPDSAQSGGSGLASSLSAAVIDAVANLRRGLLDLAGDAMHGATADQVVCRGGALCRDGDPAARVSFSDLLARGGLNQLSAEGRVRLPDPRTAGMHQAGGFGARFVEVAIDPLIGRLRVRRVVSVSDAGRILNPKLARSQILGGTVGGIGMALFEETVTDPDTGRVANGTFGDYLIASCADVPDVEVLFAGGPDRFSPAGTKGVGEIGLVGVAAAIGNAVFHATARRLRSLPMTIDHLLL, translated from the coding sequence ATGACCGCCACGCATTCGCGGCCGGGCTCGCGCGGCCCGTGGGTGGGCCAGGGCCTGGACCGGGTCGACGGCCCGCACAAGGTCACCGGCAGTGCGCCGTACTCCAGTGACGTCACGCTGCCCGGGATGCTGCACGCGATCGTGGTCACCGCGACGATCCCGGCCGGGACCGTCACGAAGATCGACACGAGCGCGCTGCTGACCCTGCCCGGCGTGCGCGCGGTGTTCACGCACGAGAACTTCCCGCGCCTGCACCAGCCGCCCGTCGTGATGTTCGGCGACGCCCCGGCGATCCCGTTGCAGGACGCCCGGGTCAGCTTCCACGGACAGGAGATCGCGCTGGTCGTGGCGGACACCGCGCAGGAGGCGGTGGAGGCGGCCCGGCTGATCGAGGTCGTGTACGCGCCGGAGCCGGCCCGGCTCGACTGGTCCGACGGGGCGGAGGAGCCGCTGCCGTACCTGCCCGACGTGCACCGCGGCGACACCGCCGCCGCCTGGGCGCAGGCGGAGGTGCGGGTCAGCGGCACCTACACCACGGCCGAGAACGTCAACAACCCGCTGGGGCTGATGGGGGCGGTGGCCGCGTGGGACGGCGACCACCTCGACTTCCACGACTCCACCCAGTGGCCGGTGGCGGTGCGCCGCATCCTGGCCGGGATGTTCGGGGTGCCCGAATCGGGGGTACGGGTGCGCGTGCCGTACCTCGGGGGCGGGTTCGGGGCGGGGCTCAACACGTGGCCGTACAAGATCCTGTGTGCGGGCGCGGCGCGGGTGCTGGGCCGCCCGGTCAAGCTGATGCTGACCCGGCCGCAGATGTTCAAGCTGGTCGGGCACCGGCCCGACTCCGAGCACCGGGTGCGCCTGGCCGCCCGCCGCGACGGCACGCTCACCGTGATCGAGCACCGGGCCCGGTCGATGGGCGCGCTGGACAAGCCCGCGCTCGGCCTGCTCACCGCCGCCACCAGCCAGCTGTACGCCTGCGACAACGTCACCACCGTCGAGCGCACCGTACGGCTGCACCGCCGCTACCCGGCCGCGATGCGCGGCCCCGGCGAGGCCGAGGGCAACTGGGCGATCGAGACCGCACTCGACGAACTCGCTTACGAACTCGGCATGGACCCGCTGGAGCTGCGGCTGCGCAACATCTCCGCCGACGTGCACCCCGGCTCCGGCCTGCCCTGGTCCAGCAACGCGCTGCTCGACTGCTGCCGCATCGGCGCCGAGGTGTTCGGCTGGTCGCGCCGCGACCCGCGTCCCCGCTCGACGACCGAGGGGGACCTGCTGCTCGGCTGGGGCATGGCCACCGCCTTCTACGGCGCCTACCTGCCCATGTCCACCGCCCGCGTCACCGTGTACGCGGACGGCACCGCCGCGGTGCGCGCCGCCGCGACCGACATCGGCACCGGGACGTACACGGTCATCACGCAGCTGGCCGCCGACCAGCTCGGCCTGCGCCCACCGCAGGTCGACTTCCAGCTCGGCGACAGCGACCTGCCCGACTCCGCCCAGTCCGGCGGCTCGGGCCTGGCCTCGTCGCTGTCGGCCGCCGTCATCGACGCGGTGGCGAACCTGCGGCGCGGCCTGCTCGACCTGGCCGGCGACGCCATGCACGGCGCCACGGCGGACCAGGTCGTCTGCCGGGGCGGCGCGCTGTGCCGCGACGGCGACCCGGCGGCGCGGGTCTCGTTCAGCGATCTGCTCGCCCGCGGCGGTCTGAACCAGCTGTCGGCCGAGGGCCGGGTCCGGCTGCCCGACCCGCGGACGGCGGGGATGCATCAGGCGGGCGGGTTCGGGGCCCGGTTCGTCGAGGTGGCGATCGATCCGCTGATCGGGCGGCTGCGGGTGCGCCGCGTCGTCAGCGTCAGCGACGCCGGCCGGATCCTGAACCCGAAACTGGCCCGCAGCCAGATCCTCGGCGGCACGGTCGGCGGCATCGGCATGGCGCTGTTCGAGGAGACGGTGACCGATCCGGACACCGGTCGCGTCGCCAACGGGACGTTCGGCGACTACCTGATCGCCTCGTGCGCCGACGTCCCCGACGTCGAGGTGCTGTTCGCGGGCGGCCCGGACCGGTTCAGCCCGGCGGGCACGAAGGGTGTGGGCGAGATCGGCCTCGTCGGGGTGGCGGCGGCCATCGGCAACGCGGTCTTCCATGCCACCGCCCGCCGCCTCCGCTCCCTCCCCATGACCATCGACCACCTCCTCCTCTGA